In Methanobrevibacter thaueri, the sequence TTATCAATAACTAACTTAATTTTAATTAATGGTTCATTTATCAAAAAATATCTGAAAAAACAGAATCTCCACGCTCATCTTGCAGTATATATTACTAATACACTGCAAAAGGAGGTGGGTATGATTAAGGATTAATGTTTTGGAAGATATTAATAGACTGTTTTGAAAAAAAAGTTCAATAGGGTCTATAAATTATTTTAAATTAACCTATAATGGGGGACAATAATTAATGAAGATACAAACTAGTTTGTTTTTAACAGTATTATTAATCTTCATATGTTGTATTGGTGCAGCATCTGCTAATGAAGATATTAGTGATGATGCACTTTCTACAAGCTCTGATTTAGAAGTAGTGGAACAAACTGATGATGTTACATTACTGTCAGATGTCTCAGAAGACACAACATTAGAAATTAATAATGATGACGAAGTACTAGAATCTTCTGGTACTGCAACTGTATATAACTGGACAGATTTAGAGAATAAAGCTGAAACAGTTGGAACTGATTATACTATTAATTTAGTTGATGGAATAACTTACACTCCAACAAGTCAAATTTTATTTAAAAATAATGCAAAAATTATTGGTACAGAAAATAGTTATATAAGTGGTTCTTATAGAGGAATACCATTTAAATGTTCAAACACTGGATTAACAATTACATTCCAAAATGTTAATTTTAAAGATATTTCATCTACAATGTTGATGCAAATGTTAACCACAAATACTATTTTAGATGGGTGTACTTTTACTAATGTAAATGCATCAAGTAGTGGGCATAATTCTGTTATATATAATAATTACGGAACAATGAATATTACTGATTGTACATTTAGTAATTGTAGAGCTGCATTTGGTGTAATAACAAATCATAATGCCGGTTCAACAACAAATATTATTTTAAATGTTAAAAATTCAAAATTCGAAAATAATTATGGAGTAACCGAACCGGGAGCTATTAATAACTGTGGAATATTAACTGTTTATAACTCTACTTTTATTGGAAATCATGCAGTTTGGTGGGCAGGTGCAATTCATACTCATTCTAATGCAAATACTTTAATTAACAAATCTACATTTAAAAGCAACACTGCTGGATGGAATGGTGGAGCATTATTTACTTATAGTGTTTTAAGAATATATGATTCTTGCTTTGAAGATAATAACTGTTCTACTAGTGCTGGTGGAGGGGCTATTGGTGCATATAATTATGGTTCACAATATAATATAATTATTGACAATTGTACTTTCAAGAAAAATAATAATGTGAATGGTAATGGTGGTGCAATTGCTACTTTAAATGGAGGTTACCTCAATGTTTATAATTCCATGTTTATAGCAAATTATGCTGCTAATGGACAAGCAATTTGTGCAGCAAATGAAAATATTGAAAATGGAACAAATGATCAACCATATTTAGCTATTGTTAATAATACTTTCATAAATCATACTGGAAGTAGCGATACTGTAGTAATAAATGGTGTTGTATCAGAATTTACAAATAATACTTTCATTAATAGTACTCAGAATACTCATTATGGTACTGGTAACACCTATAATTCAATTTATATCTTAATGACTAGAAATAATGAAATATTAGGTATTTTTAATACTGAAGAGATACTTAATGCTGAATCCACCTTTAATTCAATGGATGATTTTTGGCGATGGTATGCATATGCTAGTGCACAGAACCAAAATTTTGATACAATATACCTTAACGCATATTTTGGTGAATGGGGAGATTCTTATGGTGTTAAAGATTTAGATTCTACTCATAATTTTATTAAAGATAATATTCAATTTACAATAATTGGTTTGGATGATAATGTCTACTTTAATTTAGAAGCTGAGGAAGAAGATGAAAATGGAGAGTATCCTAAATTAGACTATGATTTGGATTCTGGAACAATATCAGAAAATATGCCTGCTGAAAATGGTGAAGGAACTGTTTCTTCTGCTTCTTATACTATAACTCATAAAAATATAATTTTCGACTGCCCAGTTAAAGTAGGAAGTAAAAACTTTAAATTTATTGATTGTACTTTTAAAAGAAGTTTTGAAGTAACTGATAAAGGAAATACAGGTGCAAATATTGTCGTATCTTTTGTAAATTGTACTTTTGATTTTGATACAAGTGAAATTAAAACTATAAGTACTGCAACATTAAAATTTGGCGATGATCCTACTGCTATTGATTCCAATATCACTATCACTAATGAAAGTGATGTTGTTGTTGTTAGTTTAACTGATGCTGAAGGTAATCCTATTAAAGGTGCTACTGTAACTTATAACACTACTTCTGGTGTTGAAGGTTCTAATGTAACTGGTGATGATGGTAAATTTAATATTGTTGGTTTAATTGGCGAATTTACAATCAATGTAACTTATGTGGGTAATGAATCATACAATCCATCTAACAATTCTGCTTTATTTAATTTCAAACTTCCTGCTGTAAAAACTACACTCAGTATTAATTCTACTGAAAAAGGTATTGTTGTTATTACTGTTGTGGATAATGAAAGTAAACCTATTGCAAATATTGAAGTAAAATACAGTATTAATGGTACTGATAATAAAACTAATATTACTGGTGCTGATGGAACTATTTCTGTACCAATAACTGGTGAAGGTGAAATTAAAGCCTACTTTGAAGGAAATGAAGCTTATTTAAAATCTGAAAATTCATACAAATACAACTTCACAGAAGCAACACCAGATGCAAATGGAACTTCCACAAACTCCACTGGTAATGCTACTTCAGGCAATGGAACTTCCACAAACACTGGTAAAACAAATACCAATACCAATAAACAGACCACTACTAAAACAACTAAAAAAGCAACTAAAATCACTGCAAGTAAAAAAACTTTTAAAGCAAAAACTAAAACTAAAAAATACACAATAACTTTAAAAGCAGATAAAACTGCAGTTAAAAAAGTTAAAGTTACTATTAAAATTGGTAAAAAAACTTATAAAGCAACTACAAACAGCAAAGGTAAAGCAACATTTAAAATTACCAAATTAACCAAAAAAGGTAAATACACTGCTACCATTAAATTTGCTGGAAATAAAAACTTCAAAGCAACAACCAAAAAAGTAAAAATAACAGTTAAAAAATAAAAGTAGAGAATTTACAATCTACTTTAATTTTATTTTTTTAAAATTTCATACTTATTATATTAATCAAATACTAAAAATAATTTTTACGGTGGTGAATAATGAAAAAGTTTTTAATATTTATTGTTCTATTAATTTTTTGTACAGGTGTTGTTAATGCATCAGATAATACTTCAAATATTCAAACAATTGACAATGAATATAGTAATCAATTAGATGATAATTTAAGATGTGATGATAGTGACAGAATTGAATCTGAAGATATATTAAAAAGTGATGATGCACAATCTGATGTTCCTAAAGTTTATGTAAATGCTAGTAAAGAAAGTAATGGCGATGGTAGTAGTTGGGAAAATGCCAAATCTGGATCTACAAGTTGGATAGATTCCTATTATGATTTTGGAGTTAATAAAATAAAAAATGGAGTAATATATCTAGCAGATGGTAATTATACTCAAAATAATTTATTAGATAAATGTTCTTGTACATTTGTTGGCCAGGGACATAATACAATTATTTCATTTCTAGGTGATGGAGGAGATAGTCATAAATATAAACATACTTTTATAAATTTAACATTCATACCATCTTCATTTGAACCTGCATTTTTAAGTTATAATTTTAATTTTATTAATTGTACTTTTATAGAAATTCCAATTATTCTTGGTGAATCTCAAACACCTGTACGTGATGGGATTAGTAATGTTTATGATATTTATTTTAATAACTGCAAATTCGTTAATTATACTAATACTACAATGAGAACATATTCAGGATTTGAATATATGAATCTATTAAATGTTCCTATAAATGCTCATGAATGTGGCAATGTTACTTTATATAATTGTACATTTGAAGATATTATTTCTGAATCAGTAATATATACTAAAGCGGGACCAATGGATAAAAAAGGTAACGTGGGAGGAATTTTTATAACTAATTCTACTTTTAATAATTGCCATATTATAGGAATTGTAAAAGCTGAAGATAAAAAATATTGCACAATTTCTAATTGTAGTTATGATTTTGAAGTCAAATATATTGAGAATAATGTCGCACCATTTTATATTAATACTACCGATAAGACTGAAATTCCACTTTTAAATACTATAATTTTGATTAATGAAATTGAAAATGGAATCATAATTTATTTATGTGATGAGGATAATACTCCATTGGAAGATGAACTAGCAATTGTGATTAACGATAAACTTTTTTATATGTATACTGATAGTAACGGTAAATTAATTTTGGATAATTTATATGGCTATTATAAATTTGAAGTTGATTATATTGGAATTAATAATTATGCATCCTCAAATGCATCTGCAAATTTCACATTTGATAAAATAAATGATAATATAGAAAATACCACTATTAATCAAAACACCACTCCTTCAAAAACAGTTCCTGCAACTGATAAAATTGTTAAGAAAGTTTCCAAAATCACTGCTAAGAAGGCAACTTTCAAAAAGTCCAAGAAAGTTAAAAAATACACCATAACCCTAAAATCCGGGAAAAACCCAATCAAAAAGGTCAA encodes:
- a CDS encoding carboxypeptidase-like regulatory domain-containing protein; the encoded protein is MKIQTSLFLTVLLIFICCIGAASANEDISDDALSTSSDLEVVEQTDDVTLLSDVSEDTTLEINNDDEVLESSGTATVYNWTDLENKAETVGTDYTINLVDGITYTPTSQILFKNNAKIIGTENSYISGSYRGIPFKCSNTGLTITFQNVNFKDISSTMLMQMLTTNTILDGCTFTNVNASSSGHNSVIYNNYGTMNITDCTFSNCRAAFGVITNHNAGSTTNIILNVKNSKFENNYGVTEPGAINNCGILTVYNSTFIGNHAVWWAGAIHTHSNANTLINKSTFKSNTAGWNGGALFTYSVLRIYDSCFEDNNCSTSAGGGAIGAYNYGSQYNIIIDNCTFKKNNNVNGNGGAIATLNGGYLNVYNSMFIANYAANGQAICAANENIENGTNDQPYLAIVNNTFINHTGSSDTVVINGVVSEFTNNTFINSTQNTHYGTGNTYNSIYILMTRNNEILGIFNTEEILNAESTFNSMDDFWRWYAYASAQNQNFDTIYLNAYFGEWGDSYGVKDLDSTHNFIKDNIQFTIIGLDDNVYFNLEAEEEDENGEYPKLDYDLDSGTISENMPAENGEGTVSSASYTITHKNIIFDCPVKVGSKNFKFIDCTFKRSFEVTDKGNTGANIVVSFVNCTFDFDTSEIKTISTATLKFGDDPTAIDSNITITNESDVVVVSLTDAEGNPIKGATVTYNTTSGVEGSNVTGDDGKFNIVGLIGEFTINVTYVGNESYNPSNNSALFNFKLPAVKTTLSINSTEKGIVVITVVDNESKPIANIEVKYSINGTDNKTNITGADGTISVPITGEGEIKAYFEGNEAYLKSENSYKYNFTEATPDANGTSTNSTGNATSGNGTSTNTGKTNTNTNKQTTTKTTKKATKITASKKTFKAKTKTKKYTITLKADKTAVKKVKVTIKIGKKTYKATTNSKGKATFKITKLTKKGKYTATIKFAGNKNFKATTKKVKITVKK